CCCGAGGTCCACCATGAACAAGTTCCTTGCCCTCCTGACGGCCCTGGTGCTCTCCACCACCCTCGCCCACACGGCCGTGTCCTCCATCAGCCCGGCCCTGAACGCCACGGTGACCGCCCCGAAAGCCGTCGTGCTCAAGTTCAGCGAGCCCATCGAGGTGCGGTTCAGCACCTTCCGCGTGATGGCCATGCCAGCCGGTCAGGCGGTGGACGCGGCCGCGAAGGTGGCCCTGGCCGAGAAGGCGGATTCGCCGAAACTCGCCAGCCTGCCCCTGAACGCCCCGGCGCTCGCCGCCCAGGTGAGCGTGCCGCTCAAAGCCAGCCTCAAGGCCGGCCGGTACGTCGTCGCCTGGACACTGCTCTCCGAGGACGGCCACCCGGTCACCGGTCACAGCACCTTCCGGGTGAAGTGAGCCGGGCCGCATGACCGCCGCCCTGGCGGGCCTGAGCTTCCTGGGCCTGACGCTGCTGCTGGGCGGCGCGCTCACGCGGCGCTGGCTGACGCCCGGCACCCCGCCGGTGTGGCTGCCCGGCGTGGGCCTGACGCTGCTCGTTCTCGGCTGGGGCGGTCAGGTGACCCTGACCCTGAGTGCCCTGGGGTTGACCGCGCCAGGGGACGTCCTGGCGTACCTGACGGCCACCGGCACCGGCCGGGCCATGCTCACCGGCGTGATGGGCGGCCTGGTGCTGCTGGCGGGTACCCTGTCCCGCTGGCCGTGGGGGCTGAACCTGGCGGCGGCGCTGGTCACCGCCTGGGGCGTGGCCGGGGTCGGGCACGGCGCCGGTCACGGGCTGTGGGTGCGTGGCCTGCACGCCGCTCATGTGGGCGCCATGGCCGTCTGGACCGGCGGGGTGCTGGCCCTGATCTGCACCCGGCCCCTGACCCCGGAACACGCCCGCCGGTTCACGCCGGCGGCGCTGGGCAGCGTGGCGGTCCTGGCGGCCACGGGCCTGCTGATGTCCGGGCAGCACCTCACGACCGTGGCGCAGTGGACGGGCAGCGGCTACGGGCAGACCCTGCTGGTCAAGCTGACGCTGGTGGCCCTCACCCTGGGCGCAGCAGTGTTCGTCCGCCGGGCCTTCGCGCGCCGCGTTCCCCCACGCGGCGCGCTCGCGCGCGAGGCGCTGCTCCTCGCGGCGGTCCTGGGCGCCACGGGTGTGCTGTCGACCCGGCCGCCGCCCCAGAACGCGAATCACCCCGCGCACGCAGGAACCGGTCAGCTTCCCTAATCGCCGGCGGAGCCGCGCCCCTGGGCCTTGTTGTGGTACATCGCCGCGTCCGCCCGGGCGAGGGCGGCCGCAAGCAGGTCGGCTGGCCCGACGCGGGTCCACCCGAAGCTCACGCCGAACCCCAGCCGCCCGGTCCGCTCACTGAGGGCTGCCGTGAGCTGCTCGAGCTGCTGCGAGATCTGCGTGGGCGCGCCGGTCAGCAGCATGGTGAACTCGTCACCGCCGGTGCGGCCCACCAGGTCTCCCGGGTGGGCCACCTGTTCGAGCAGCCGGCTCAGGGAGACGAGGTGGTCGTCGCCGGCGGTGTGCCCGAACCGGTCATTGATCGTCTTGAACTCGTCGATGTCCAGCACCAGCAGCCGCCCGGCGCCGGGCTGGGCCCGGGCCGCCCACCGGGTGAAGGCCTGCTCCATTCCGCGGCGGTTCAGGGTGGACGTCAGGGCGTCCGTGTGCGCGAGGGTGTTCAGTTCGTCATGCAGGCGCCGCATCTCCACGCGGCGCCGGTCGTCGTGCAGCAGCCAGAACGTGAACGTGCCGCCCACCGAGAGCAGCAGCACCGCCACGAACATCAGGATGTTGGGCAGCGTGAAGGCGAACACCTCCGCGGCCTGCACGCCGGGCCGGAAGGTGAACAGGCGGGGCAGGGTCAGGGTGACCACCAGCAGCAGCAGGCCGAGGTTGAGGCGGTACCCGGCCCTCAATTCCGGCTGGCGGCGCATCTGCGACAGGATCAGGCCGACGAAGCTCACCGTGGTCAGGGCCACGAAGGCGTTGATGAGCAGGGTGCGCGCCATGATCTGGTCGCTGACGACGGTGAGCAGGAACAACGCCGCGATCACGAGCGGGACGCTCCCCCGGTACACCCGGCGCAGGCCCTGAGCGCCGCCCTGCCCGGCGAAGCGGTGAAACGCCTCGACGAACAGGGCGGCGCCGACGATCACCAGGGCGTTGCCCAGCAGGACCGAAAGCGTCACGAGTTCCGGGGGCCGGTACGTGCCGATCAGCATGCCCAGCACCAGCAGGGTGTGGCCCGCGGCCCAGCCCCGCCAGCCCGGGTACGACGGGCGCCACCAGGCGACCAGCAGCGTCAGGCTGGAGACCAGCAGCACCGTTCCGCAGACGCTGGCGGCCAGGAAGGCGAGGAGGTGGGTGGGGTGCGGGATCGGGGGCATCTGGAAGTCCGGGGGCCCGGAATGGTTGGGTCCGCCTGGACCCCATCACAGCAGGCGGGTCGTCACGGCGCTCTGACGGGCAGCGGCATGAAGCGGCCGGGGCCGTCAGGGCCGGGCGGTGATACCGGACCAGGCCGACGCTTTCGGTCCCAATGCGCTTGGCCGAACCGGGCGGCCTCCTGCAGCTCGCGCCATTCAATCACCCCGGGCCGCGGCGGCAGGCGGCCCGCGCTCGCGGATCAGTTCGAGTGGCATGTCGAGTCGCCGGAGCACGCTGATCAGCCGGGCGCGGGGCACCTGCCGTGGTGGGCGTCACGAGCCCGGGGGCGCCGTGTCGCCTCCGTGCCATGGGCTCGGGCCCTTTCTCCGAAGGTGAAGGGGGCTGGAGCGGAAAGACCCACCCGTGCAGTGTGGGCGTTGCCATGGCAGCAAGGGCAAGCGCTGGGAACCTGGGTGGCAGGTGCAATTCCTACCATTATGTTGTAGACTAAATGGAGAGGAGAATTACGAATCAGGGGCTCAGTCCAGCCCTTCCGGTCACCGCCCATTCCCCGGCACCGCTCTTCGCGGATGGCCGGCCGGGGCGTTGCGCGCCCACGCCACTCACATTCCCGAAGGAGCCGCATGTCCTTTCAAGCGTACCTGACCGCCGCCCAGGCCAAAACCGGGAAGACCATCGACGACTTCAGAACCCTCGCCGGCGAGAAGGGCCTGAGCCGGCACGGCGAAGTCGTGGCCTGGCTCAAGGAGGACTTCAAACTGGGCCACGGGCACGCCACGGCCGTCGCCACCACCCTGCTCAACCCTGAACGCTTCGACGCCCCGGCCGAGACCCGCATCCAGGCGCTCTTCACCGGCAACAAAGCCCAGTGGACGCCCCTGTACGAGCACCTCGTGAGCCTGGCGCAGTCGCTCGGGGAAGGCGTGCAGGTCTCCCCCACCGACACCTACGTCAGCCTGACCTGCCGCGGCCGCAAATTCGCGGTTATCCAGCCCGGCGCGTCCCGGCTCGACCTCGGGCTCAAACGGCCGGGCGCCGAGACCACCGCGCGTTTCGAAGCGGCCGGTTCCTGGAACAGCATGGTCACCCACCGCGTGAAGCTCACCGGTCCCGCCCAGGTCGACGACGACGTCAGGGACTGGCTGAGTGCCGCCCTGCACGGCGCCTGACGTTCCCGCTCCCCGCCTGAAGGAGGTCTCCCATGTCTGCTGCCGCTCCCGTGGCCCCGCGCGACCGCGCGGTCATCCTGATCCTGCTGATCGCCACGTTCGTGGTCATCCTCAACGAGACGATCATGAACGTCGCCCTGCCCCGCCTGATGACCGACCTGCGCATCGGGGCGAGCACCGCGCAGTGGCTCTCCACCGCGTTCATGCTCACGATGGCCGTGGTGATTCCCGTCACCGGCTACCTGCTGCAGCGCCTCAGCACCCGCACGGTGTTCCTCACCGCAATGATCCTGTTCTGCCTGGGCACCCTGCTGGCCGCCCTCGCCCCCGGGTTCGGGGTGCTGCTGATCGCGCGCATCGTGCAGGCGTGCGGCACCGCCATCATGCTCCCCCTGCTGATGACGACCGTGCTGACCCTGGTCCCCGAACAGGGCCGGGGCGCGGTGATGGGGCAGATCAGCATCGTCATCTCCGTCGCCCCGGCCCTCGGCCCGACCATTTCCGGCCTGATCCTCCAGGCGCTGTCGTGGCGCTTCATGTTCCTGTTCGTGCTGCCCATCGCCCTGGCCGCGCTGGCGTATGGGGCGCGCATGCTCGGCAACGTCGGCACCCCGCGCCGGCTCACGCTGGACCTGCTTTCCGTGCCGCTGTCGGCCGTGGGCTTCGGCGGGCTGGTGTACGCCCTGAGCCGCTTCGGGGAGACCCCGGGCGGGCTGGCCAACCCGGCCGTCAGCGTGCCTCTGCTGGTGGGAGCCGCGTCACTCACGGCCTTCCTGTGGCGCCAGGTGATGCTGGGCCGCCGGGGGGAACCCCTGCTGGACCTGCGGGCCTTCCGCTTCCCCATGTTCACGCTCGGGGTGGGGCTGATGGTGATCGCGATGATGGCGCTGTTCGGCGGGGCGATCCTGCTGCCCCTGTACCTGCAGAATCTCCGCGGCCTGAGCACCCTGCAGACCGGCCTGCTGCTGCTGCCGGGCGGGCTGCTGATGGGCCTGGTCGCGCCCACCGTCGGCCGCTGGTACGACCAGCTCGGGCCGCGCCCGCTGGTGCTGCCGGGCACGGTGGTGATGACGCTGGTCCTGTTCGCCTTCGGGCAGATCGGCACGTCCACGCCCGTCTGGGTTCTGCTGGCGCTGCACCTCGCCCTGAGCGGCGGACTGGCGCTGCTGTTCACGCCGGTGTTCACGAGCGCCCTGGGACCGCTGCCTCCCGCGCTGTACTCGCACGGCAGCGCGCTGCTGAGCACCCTGCAGCAGGTGGCGGGCGCGGCCGGCACGGCGCTGCTGGTCACCCTGATGGCCGGCCGGGCCAGCACCCGCGCCGCCCAGGGTGTGCCGGCGGTGGACGCGCAGGTGGACGGCCTGCACCTGGCCTTCACGGCGTCCGGGATCATCGCGGCCGTGGCGGTGGGGCTGGCGCTGTTCCTGCGCCGGGCGCCGCAGTCCGGTGAAGCGCACGGCGAAATGGCCGCCGAGCACCCGGCCCTGAGCCCGGGCATGCATTCCTGACCTGCGCCCCTCCGCCACTGTCCTTCAAAGCCGCCTCCGGGCGGCTTTCCGCATGATGCAGGTGACGCGTTGGGCCGCGGGGGCACCCGGACCGCCAGGCATGTCCACCTGGGCGTCCGCCGTGGGCAGCTGAGATTTCCTTCCTCCGCTGTCCATTCGAGATACCGCACTCTTCTGTTGCGCCTTCAGCCTGGATTCTGGTACGTTTGCGGAGCCTGACGCGGAAATCTGGCAATACTTTGGTGGCTCGCGCGAGAACCTGTTTGTCGTGGTTGGGCCTCAGGAGGTGGTATGCGCATCCCGGACTTCCTGCTCAGCCCGCCGCCCGCAGCGCCGTGCCCTTCCGCCTGCCGCGCCCGCTGAGCATCTCTCTCCCTTCCTGGGCATTCCCCGGCTCACCGCCAGGGACGGCCCGGGCCATCCCCATTCACGCCGGCCCTCGTCTGCAGGGGCGCCGGCGACCTCAGGAGTTCCCCATGCATTCGACGATTCCCCCGCCCCACCACCAGGTGATGCCCTCCCGTTCCGGCTTTCAGGCCAGTCAGCCGCACGCCTGCCCCACCCTGGACTTCGCCAAACTCGTGCTCGCGCCCGGTCAGACGCACCAGGGAGAGACGGGAGCGCGCGAGGTCCTGCTGCTGGCGCTGTCCGGCGAGGCGGACGTCACCGTGAACGGGCACGCCTATCCCCGCGTGGGCCAGCGCAGCACGGTGTTCGCCGGTACCCCGCACGGCCTGTACCTCCCGCGCGCCTCGGCGTACTCGGTCACGGCCCGCACGGCGTTCGAGGCGGCGCTGCCCAGCGCCGCGTCCGACCTGGACACCGCCCCCTACGAGATCCACCCGGCGGACCTGCCGACCTACCCGAGCAGCGGCGCGGCGGCCGGCCGCTGGTACCACGAACTGCTGGGCTTCCCCGGACTGGGACCCACCAGCCGGCTGCGGGTGGTCGAGATCCACACCACGCCCGGGCCGTACCGCGTGCCGCTGCCGCCCACCACGGAATTCATGCGGGGCGCGCGGGACACCGGCGAGCAGATGACCTACTTTCGCCTGTCGTCCAGGGGTGGCCGCGGCCTGGCCCGGCATTACAGCGCGCGGTTCGGGCACGGGTACGACGAGCTGTACACCATCTACGACCATTCGCTGCTGACCCTGCCGCACGGCGAGTGCACGTACAGCCTGCCAGCCGGGGTGAGTGCCACGTCCCTGTGGGTGCTCGCGGCGGAGCCGGTCCCCCCGGTCCGCCGTCCCCTGCGGTCCCGCTGGGCGTCCGACAAGGCGCCGGGGCCGCGGTGAGGCTCGGGCCCGGGCAGTCCCTGCTGATCCTGCTGCTCGCGGCCGTCAACCAGGTCAGTGTCCTGATGGTCCTGGACGCCTGGCTGGAGGGCCGCGGCGGGGACGTGCTGTGGGGGCTGGCCGTGTGGGTGGTGGCGTTTCTGGCGCTGGTGCGCGCGGCGCGGACCGGCCCGCGCCAGGGGCTCGACGGTCCTGAACAGCGCTGAGCGGGGCGCCGTCCGGTGGAGTTCGGGGCTGACGTGGACGGAGGGGACCGGTGGTCCTGCCCAGCGGTTGCGCATCGGTACCTGATAACAAATTTCAACTCTGTCCCCGCTTGACAAAAAATATTTTCCTTCTTAAGATCCGGGTACATCAATCGCAACCCCGGGGGACTCCCATGAGTCAGGTGAGAGCACGCACAGCCGTTCCAGCCGGCGCCATCAGCCGCCTTCGCACGCAGGCGCATTCCCTCTCGCCGTCCCTGCAGCAGGTGTCCAACCACATCCTGCGCAACGCCGACACGGTCATCCACCAGACCATCACCGAGATCGCCAACTCCGCCGGTGTGGGCGAGGCGACCATTACCCGCCTGTGCCGCAAACTGGACTTCGCAGGGTTCCACGCCTTCAAGATCGCCCTGGCCGCTGATGTCGCCAGCCGCGAGCCCCGGCCGACCGACACGCCCGGCGACCTCGCCGACCAGACGGCCCGCGTCACCTCCCAGGTCAAACAGACCCTCGACGACACCGCGCAGCTGCTCGACGCCGCCACCATCGACCGGGTCGCCGCCGCCCTCACCCGGGCGCCGCGGGTGGACCTCGCCGGGCAGGGCAACTCCGGGCTGATCGCGCAGCTGTTCTCCCACCGCCTGATGCGCCTGGGCATCACCGCCGTGGCCTACACCGATCCTCACCTCGCGGCCGTGAGCGCCTCCACCCTGCCCAAGGGCAGCGTCGTCATCGGCCTGAGCAGTTCGGGCAGCACCATCGACACCGTCCAGCACCTGCGCCTCGCGCAGTCCCACGGCCACTACACCGTCGCGGTCACGCACCGCGCCAGTTCGCCCATCACCCGTTACGCCAGCACCGTGCTCTTCACGTCCACCCAGGAGGAACCCCTGACCGATGCCGTGCTCGACACCGTGAGTTCACAGATGCTCGTGCTGGAGATGCTGTACGCCGCCGTGCTGGGCCGGCGTCCCGAAGCGGGCGCCATGCTGCGGGTCACTGCCGAAAGCGTCGTGGACAAGAAATACTGAGCCCCTCAGGCCTGGCCTTATTCACCTGCGCGGCAGCCCCTGCCGGGCATAAGGAGACCATTGTATGAGACGCGCCCTGACCACCCTCACCGCCGCCCTCGGGATCGCCACGCTCTCCTCCGCCGCCCAGGCGCAGACCACCGTCACCTTCTGGACGTGGTACCTCAGCCCCAAGTTCGACGACTACATCAAGACCACCATCGCCGCCTTCGAGAAGGCCAACCCCGGCATCAAGGTGCAGTGGTTCGACAAGCAGGACAGCATGGTGCAGGACTTCCTGGCCGCCGTGAACCTCGGCAACGCCCCGGACGTCATCAACCTGAACATCGACGAAACGCAGAAAGCCGCGCAGAACGGGTTCCTGCGCGCCGCTTCGGACCTCAGCGGCCGCACGTACCTCACCAGCACCTACTACCCGCAGAGCATCACGAACTTCAGTTACCAGGGCAAGACCTACGGGTACCCCTGGTACGGCTGGCTGAACGAGGGCGTGCTGCTGTACAACCCGGACCTGTACCAGAAAGCCGGCCTGACGCGCGCGCC
This is a stretch of genomic DNA from Deinococcus ficus. It encodes these proteins:
- a CDS encoding copper resistance CopC family protein; translation: MNKFLALLTALVLSTTLAHTAVSSISPALNATVTAPKAVVLKFSEPIEVRFSTFRVMAMPAGQAVDAAAKVALAEKADSPKLASLPLNAPALAAQVSVPLKASLKAGRYVVAWTLLSEDGHPVTGHSTFRVK
- a CDS encoding CopD family protein, whose amino-acid sequence is MTAALAGLSFLGLTLLLGGALTRRWLTPGTPPVWLPGVGLTLLVLGWGGQVTLTLSALGLTAPGDVLAYLTATGTGRAMLTGVMGGLVLLAGTLSRWPWGLNLAAALVTAWGVAGVGHGAGHGLWVRGLHAAHVGAMAVWTGGVLALICTRPLTPEHARRFTPAALGSVAVLAATGLLMSGQHLTTVAQWTGSGYGQTLLVKLTLVALTLGAAVFVRRAFARRVPPRGALAREALLLAAVLGATGVLSTRPPPQNANHPAHAGTGQLP
- a CDS encoding GGDEF domain-containing protein produces the protein MPPIPHPTHLLAFLAASVCGTVLLVSSLTLLVAWWRPSYPGWRGWAAGHTLLVLGMLIGTYRPPELVTLSVLLGNALVIVGAALFVEAFHRFAGQGGAQGLRRVYRGSVPLVIAALFLLTVVSDQIMARTLLINAFVALTTVSFVGLILSQMRRQPELRAGYRLNLGLLLLVVTLTLPRLFTFRPGVQAAEVFAFTLPNILMFVAVLLLSVGGTFTFWLLHDDRRRVEMRRLHDELNTLAHTDALTSTLNRRGMEQAFTRWAARAQPGAGRLLVLDIDEFKTINDRFGHTAGDDHLVSLSRLLEQVAHPGDLVGRTGGDEFTMLLTGAPTQISQQLEQLTAALSERTGRLGFGVSFGWTRVGPADLLAAALARADAAMYHNKAQGRGSAGD
- a CDS encoding DUF4287 domain-containing protein translates to MSFQAYLTAAQAKTGKTIDDFRTLAGEKGLSRHGEVVAWLKEDFKLGHGHATAVATTLLNPERFDAPAETRIQALFTGNKAQWTPLYEHLVSLAQSLGEGVQVSPTDTYVSLTCRGRKFAVIQPGASRLDLGLKRPGAETTARFEAAGSWNSMVTHRVKLTGPAQVDDDVRDWLSAALHGA
- a CDS encoding MDR family MFS transporter, whose protein sequence is MSAAAPVAPRDRAVILILLIATFVVILNETIMNVALPRLMTDLRIGASTAQWLSTAFMLTMAVVIPVTGYLLQRLSTRTVFLTAMILFCLGTLLAALAPGFGVLLIARIVQACGTAIMLPLLMTTVLTLVPEQGRGAVMGQISIVISVAPALGPTISGLILQALSWRFMFLFVLPIALAALAYGARMLGNVGTPRRLTLDLLSVPLSAVGFGGLVYALSRFGETPGGLANPAVSVPLLVGAASLTAFLWRQVMLGRRGEPLLDLRAFRFPMFTLGVGLMVIAMMALFGGAILLPLYLQNLRGLSTLQTGLLLLPGGLLMGLVAPTVGRWYDQLGPRPLVLPGTVVMTLVLFAFGQIGTSTPVWVLLALHLALSGGLALLFTPVFTSALGPLPPALYSHGSALLSTLQQVAGAAGTALLVTLMAGRASTRAAQGVPAVDAQVDGLHLAFTASGIIAAVAVGLALFLRRAPQSGEAHGEMAAEHPALSPGMHS
- a CDS encoding 5-deoxy-glucuronate isomerase, with the translated sequence MHSTIPPPHHQVMPSRSGFQASQPHACPTLDFAKLVLAPGQTHQGETGAREVLLLALSGEADVTVNGHAYPRVGQRSTVFAGTPHGLYLPRASAYSVTARTAFEAALPSAASDLDTAPYEIHPADLPTYPSSGAAAGRWYHELLGFPGLGPTSRLRVVEIHTTPGPYRVPLPPTTEFMRGARDTGEQMTYFRLSSRGGRGLARHYSARFGHGYDELYTIYDHSLLTLPHGECTYSLPAGVSATSLWVLAAEPVPPVRRPLRSRWASDKAPGPR
- a CDS encoding MurR/RpiR family transcriptional regulator — encoded protein: MSQVRARTAVPAGAISRLRTQAHSLSPSLQQVSNHILRNADTVIHQTITEIANSAGVGEATITRLCRKLDFAGFHAFKIALAADVASREPRPTDTPGDLADQTARVTSQVKQTLDDTAQLLDAATIDRVAAALTRAPRVDLAGQGNSGLIAQLFSHRLMRLGITAVAYTDPHLAAVSASTLPKGSVVIGLSSSGSTIDTVQHLRLAQSHGHYTVAVTHRASSPITRYASTVLFTSTQEEPLTDAVLDTVSSQMLVLEMLYAAVLGRRPEAGAMLRVTAESVVDKKY